One Actinomadura viridis genomic region harbors:
- a CDS encoding protein kinase domain-containing protein: MAALKLIRPDSADDPGFRERFRREIAAAGKVSGLYTAPVLDADADAPQPWFAAAFVPAPTLKEAVEDGGALPEPAVRALGAGLAEALQAVHGAGLVHRDLKPGNVLLAEDGPKIIDFGIAKVVDATQITRTGGMIGTLAYLAPEQISGAKDAGPGADVFALGGVLVYAATGARPFGESDPGALLYEIMYGEPDLDGLPASLRSTLAACLDKEPARRPPLTDVLAALTPAVPSALLSPALRRDLAAREAEANRISSGPVTPPPPLPSFEETASGGPRRRRVLGLAAGTAVAVTGIGAGTAAWALAGGRAQPARPAPRGTALAAAPAPAWTFVPPAPVASDASHLLVAGGVVLWGGDDATYGVDAASGRRLWTADVRVFAGCAVHGSTFILPDGGGTDERTTITLVDAASGEATHLPMPGGARPGSVFGVAGGAVLLESGTYSDDDTPTVWAVDLADGKARWRLPVADSVVQGAVDRNGLYLNVAHALSAVDLATGRGRWTVDWSGPGQDRPAQGITVAGGRVFGSFGGTLQAVDTAGGKAVWSRSTDRDFPSVLLAAGKVIFRGDDLHAHDRATGAPAWTLAGPESFVNDQGYDAASDGVLAAAFDGGSAHGLFAATSSGRGLWAHWGDVPRAKAWDVAVSGSSIFATDHQRLLCFRAAP, from the coding sequence CTGGCGGCCCTCAAGCTCATCCGGCCGGACTCCGCGGACGACCCGGGCTTCCGGGAGCGGTTCCGCCGCGAGATCGCCGCCGCGGGCAAGGTCAGCGGCCTGTACACGGCCCCCGTGCTGGACGCCGACGCCGACGCGCCGCAGCCCTGGTTCGCCGCCGCCTTCGTCCCCGCGCCCACGCTGAAAGAGGCCGTCGAGGACGGCGGGGCGCTGCCCGAGCCCGCCGTCCGCGCGCTGGGCGCGGGGCTCGCCGAGGCGCTGCAGGCCGTCCACGGGGCGGGGCTGGTGCACCGCGATCTCAAGCCCGGCAACGTCCTGCTGGCCGAGGACGGCCCCAAGATCATCGACTTCGGGATCGCCAAGGTCGTCGACGCCACGCAGATCACCCGTACCGGCGGCATGATCGGCACGCTGGCGTACCTGGCGCCCGAGCAGATCTCCGGTGCCAAGGACGCGGGGCCCGGGGCGGACGTGTTCGCGCTGGGGGGCGTGCTGGTCTACGCGGCCACGGGAGCCCGGCCGTTCGGCGAGAGCGACCCGGGCGCGCTGCTTTACGAGATCATGTACGGCGAACCCGATCTGGACGGGCTGCCCGCGTCGCTGCGGAGCACCCTGGCCGCCTGCCTGGACAAGGAACCGGCCCGGCGGCCTCCGCTCACGGACGTGCTCGCGGCGCTGACCCCCGCCGTCCCGTCGGCGCTCCTCTCCCCGGCCCTGCGCCGGGACCTGGCGGCCAGGGAGGCCGAGGCGAACCGGATCTCGTCCGGGCCCGTGACGCCGCCGCCGCCGCTGCCGAGCTTCGAGGAGACGGCCTCCGGCGGCCCGCGGCGGCGGCGCGTGCTGGGGCTGGCCGCCGGCACCGCGGTCGCCGTGACCGGCATCGGCGCGGGGACGGCGGCCTGGGCCCTGGCGGGCGGGAGGGCCCAGCCCGCCAGGCCCGCGCCCCGCGGGACCGCCCTCGCCGCGGCGCCCGCGCCGGCGTGGACCTTCGTCCCGCCCGCGCCCGTCGCGTCCGATGCATCGCACCTGCTGGTCGCGGGCGGCGTCGTGCTGTGGGGCGGCGACGACGCGACGTACGGGGTGGACGCCGCGTCGGGGCGGCGGCTGTGGACGGCGGACGTCCGCGTGTTCGCGGGCTGCGCGGTCCACGGGTCGACGTTCATCCTCCCGGACGGCGGCGGTACCGACGAGCGGACGACGATCACCCTGGTCGACGCGGCGTCCGGTGAGGCGACGCATCTGCCGATGCCCGGCGGCGCGCGTCCCGGTTCCGTCTTCGGCGTGGCCGGCGGCGCGGTCCTGCTGGAATCGGGGACGTACTCGGACGATGACACCCCGACCGTGTGGGCCGTGGACCTCGCCGACGGCAAGGCCCGGTGGCGGCTCCCCGTCGCCGACTCGGTCGTCCAGGGCGCCGTCGACCGGAACGGCCTGTACCTCAACGTCGCGCACGCGCTCAGCGCCGTCGACCTCGCCACCGGCCGCGGTCGCTGGACCGTCGACTGGTCCGGACCCGGGCAGGACCGGCCGGCCCAGGGCATCACGGTCGCCGGCGGCAGGGTCTTCGGGAGCTTCGGCGGCACGCTCCAGGCGGTCGACACGGCCGGCGGGAAGGCGGTGTGGTCGCGGAGCACCGACAGGGACTTCCCCTCCGTCCTGCTCGCGGCCGGCAAGGTGATCTTCAGGGGCGACGACCTGCACGCCCACGACCGCGCGACCGGGGCCCCCGCGTGGACGCTGGCCGGCCCGGAGAGTTTCGTCAACGACCAGGGGTACGACGCGGCGTCGGACGGCGTCCTCGCGGCCGCGTTCGACGGCGGCTCGGCCCACGGCCTCTTCGCCGCCACGTCCTCCGGCCGGGGGCTGTGGGCGCACTGGGGCGATGTCCCCCGTGCCAAGGCGTGGGACGTCGCCGTGTCCGGCTCGTCGATCTTCGCGACCGATCACCAGCGGCTGCTCTGCTTCCGGGCGGCCCCGTGA
- a CDS encoding serine/threonine-protein kinase — MTAPPGFVTAAPGPEDPDRIGRYRVLRRLGEGGMGRVYLGASPAGRAVAIKVVRPELAGNPEFRARFRAEVAAAQRVSGAFTSPVVEAEPDGAVPWLATAYVNGLSLKETVERYGPMPEPLLRTLGAGLGEALIAIHAAGLLHRDLKPANILLARDGPRVIDFGISKTADHDASGHGPTQALTSEGQFVGSPGYMSPEQIRGGTLTASADVFAFGAVLAFAATGRPPFGRDKLATVIHRTLHEAPDLNGVPASLERMVAACLSRDPGERPPTDLLPSLLAAEPVALGWLPGSLGEELRQREDTLLLDLREIAKARTRRRLLLGGTAAAGLAVVGGGTAAALATADGGAGRRPAPPRPLWRTTIGDLGHEDFAAEVLSRTVVSNHRGQEYHWHSLDSGRRLGSSEFSIAATGPNLVYGILDDGGRLVAMDESRQVRWTSNVVDGVSNPELMGPDNGKLVLTGKNKSIIGADAATGMPLWSYEWPFEPLLVLLYGITNRTLVAIGNEGSKSLLVGLDTATGALRWSDPDGGLSHVPEGGGNLIFRNPSGVTLDALAADTGRRLWTAELPKAAASPHRERQLSQSFTAAGGTVYTGSPTLYALDASTGRERWTYTPTSPGGQERSLLVSGKYAYILDNPQLIALDARTGRRVWSVNTPAARTAPLIAAGGMICTGVAGTTGAGLYGWDAGTGELVWNHPVSTSAPTRQWALNTRDRTLVAAQDKTLLAFRLS; from the coding sequence GTGACGGCCCCGCCAGGGTTCGTGACGGCCGCGCCGGGGCCGGAGGACCCCGACCGCATCGGCAGGTACCGGGTGCTGCGGCGGCTGGGCGAGGGCGGCATGGGACGGGTCTACCTGGGCGCGTCCCCGGCCGGGCGAGCGGTGGCGATCAAGGTGGTGCGGCCGGAGCTCGCCGGGAACCCGGAGTTCCGGGCCAGGTTCCGGGCCGAGGTCGCGGCCGCCCAGCGGGTCAGCGGCGCGTTCACCAGCCCGGTGGTCGAGGCCGAACCGGACGGGGCCGTCCCGTGGCTGGCGACCGCGTACGTCAACGGCCTCAGCCTGAAGGAGACGGTCGAACGGTACGGGCCGATGCCCGAGCCGCTGCTGCGCACGCTCGGCGCGGGGCTGGGCGAGGCGCTGATCGCGATCCACGCGGCGGGGCTGCTGCACCGCGACCTCAAACCGGCCAACATCCTGCTGGCCAGGGACGGGCCCCGGGTCATCGACTTCGGCATCAGCAAGACCGCCGACCATGACGCGTCCGGCCACGGGCCCACGCAGGCGCTCACCTCCGAGGGGCAGTTCGTCGGCTCCCCCGGCTACATGTCCCCGGAGCAGATCCGCGGGGGGACGCTCACCGCGTCCGCCGACGTGTTCGCCTTCGGGGCCGTGCTGGCCTTCGCCGCGACCGGTCGTCCCCCGTTCGGCCGGGACAAGCTGGCCACGGTCATTCACCGGACCCTGCACGAGGCGCCCGATCTGAACGGCGTACCGGCGTCCCTGGAGCGGATGGTGGCCGCCTGCCTGAGCCGCGACCCCGGTGAACGCCCGCCCACCGACCTGCTGCCGTCACTGCTGGCGGCCGAGCCGGTGGCCCTCGGCTGGCTTCCGGGCAGCCTCGGCGAGGAGCTGCGGCAGCGGGAGGACACGCTCCTGCTGGATCTGCGGGAGATCGCCAAGGCCCGCACCCGCCGGCGGCTGCTGCTCGGCGGCACCGCCGCCGCGGGACTCGCCGTCGTCGGCGGCGGGACGGCCGCGGCACTGGCCACCGCCGACGGCGGGGCCGGACGGAGGCCCGCCCCGCCGAGGCCGCTGTGGCGGACGACGATCGGCGACCTCGGCCACGAGGACTTCGCCGCCGAGGTCCTCTCCCGGACGGTCGTCTCCAACCACCGGGGGCAGGAGTACCACTGGCACTCGCTCGACAGCGGGCGGCGGCTGGGGTCCAGCGAGTTCTCCATCGCGGCCACCGGACCGAACCTGGTCTACGGGATCCTGGACGACGGCGGCCGGCTGGTCGCCATGGACGAGTCCCGCCAGGTCAGGTGGACCAGCAATGTGGTCGACGGGGTCTCCAACCCCGAGCTGATGGGGCCGGACAACGGGAAGCTCGTCCTCACCGGCAAGAACAAGAGCATCATCGGCGCGGACGCCGCCACCGGCATGCCGCTCTGGAGCTACGAGTGGCCCTTCGAGCCGCTCCTCGTCCTCCTCTACGGCATCACGAACCGCACCCTCGTCGCGATCGGCAACGAGGGGTCGAAGAGCCTGCTCGTCGGGCTCGACACCGCGACGGGCGCGCTCCGCTGGTCCGATCCGGACGGGGGCCTGAGCCACGTCCCCGAGGGCGGCGGGAACCTGATCTTCCGCAACCCGTCGGGCGTCACGCTCGACGCGCTGGCCGCCGATACCGGCCGCAGGCTCTGGACCGCCGAGCTGCCCAAGGCCGCGGCGTCGCCCCACCGCGAAAGGCAGCTCTCGCAGAGCTTCACCGCGGCCGGCGGGACGGTCTACACCGGCAGCCCGACCTTGTACGCCCTGGACGCGTCCACCGGCCGGGAGCGGTGGACCTACACACCGACCTCGCCCGGCGGGCAGGAACGGAGCCTCCTGGTCAGCGGGAAGTACGCCTACATCCTCGACAACCCGCAGCTCATCGCGCTCGACGCCCGCACCGGCCGCCGGGTCTGGTCCGTCAACACGCCCGCGGCCCGCACCGCCCCGCTGATCGCCGCGGGCGGAATGATCTGCACCGGCGTGGCCGGGACCACGGGCGCGGGACTCTACGGCTGGGACGCCGGAACGGGCGAGCTCGTCTGGAACCACCCCGTCTCCACCTCCGCCCCGACCAGGCAATGGGCGCTCAACACCCGCGACCGCACCCTCGTGGCCGCCCAGGACAAGACCCTCCTCGCCTTCCGCCTCTCCTGA
- a CDS encoding DegT/DnrJ/EryC1/StrS family aminotransferase: MSRTEPLPGPLEPRGRTIGAEERAAVLRVLDSALLCGTFGTEARALEAEMGRLYGRTAVACSSGTAALHLAVAAVNPGPGDEIITTPISDFGTVAPILAQNAVPVFADVDPGTGNLDPAAVEAAITARTKAIIVVHLFGAAAPVAELRDLADRHGLALIEDCAQAWLGTVPGGDLVGRYGDIACFSLQQYKHITAGDGGLAITADPESARRMRLFMDKGWDRSIGRLHLSLGLNYRMTELVAAVARAQLGKVSGVVDRRRERARRLLAALADLPGLGLPGEPGHAWWMFPFTVPGEPGNRVWAAALEREGVPASAGYLERPLYGNPALAEAPVYGASRFPIDRDYPPGLCPNAERLIDRTLVTLPWNEAYTDEDVDAIAAAVRKVHAGVV, encoded by the coding sequence ATGTCGCGAACCGAGCCGTTGCCGGGTCCCCTCGAACCCCGCGGGCGGACCATCGGAGCCGAGGAGCGCGCGGCCGTGCTGCGCGTGCTCGACTCGGCGTTGCTGTGCGGGACCTTCGGCACGGAGGCACGTGCGCTGGAGGCCGAGATGGGGCGACTATACGGGCGGACCGCCGTGGCCTGCTCCTCGGGAACGGCCGCTCTCCACCTGGCCGTCGCCGCGGTGAACCCCGGCCCCGGTGACGAGATCATCACCACCCCCATCTCCGACTTCGGAACGGTCGCGCCGATCCTCGCGCAAAACGCCGTCCCCGTCTTCGCGGACGTGGATCCCGGCACCGGCAATCTCGACCCCGCGGCGGTGGAGGCGGCGATCACGGCGCGCACGAAGGCGATCATCGTGGTGCACCTCTTCGGCGCCGCCGCGCCGGTCGCCGAGCTGCGCGACCTCGCGGACCGGCACGGCCTCGCGCTGATCGAGGACTGCGCCCAGGCGTGGCTGGGCACGGTGCCGGGCGGAGACCTGGTGGGCCGGTACGGCGACATCGCCTGCTTCAGCCTCCAGCAGTACAAGCACATCACGGCCGGGGACGGCGGGCTGGCGATCACCGCCGATCCGGAGTCGGCGAGACGGATGCGGCTCTTCATGGACAAGGGCTGGGACCGCTCGATCGGCCGCCTGCACCTGTCCCTGGGGCTGAACTACCGGATGACCGAGCTGGTCGCGGCCGTCGCCCGGGCCCAGCTCGGGAAGGTCTCCGGTGTGGTCGACCGGCGGCGGGAGCGGGCCCGGCGGCTTCTCGCCGCCCTGGCCGATCTGCCCGGCCTGGGGCTTCCAGGGGAGCCCGGGCACGCGTGGTGGATGTTCCCGTTCACCGTTCCGGGCGAGCCCGGGAACCGGGTCTGGGCCGCCGCGCTGGAGCGGGAAGGGGTTCCGGCCTCCGCCGGCTACCTGGAACGGCCGCTCTACGGCAACCCGGCCCTGGCCGAGGCTCCCGTCTATGGCGCCTCGCGCTTCCCGATCGATCGCGACTATCCGCCGGGGCTGTGCCCGAACGCGGAACGGCTGATCGATCGGACGCTCGTCACCCTGCCGTGGAACGAGGCGTACACCGACGAGGACGTCGACGCCATCGCCGCGGCCGTCCGGAAGGTGCACGCCGGTGTCGTATGA
- a CDS encoding amidohydrolase family protein, whose product MPIIDVHGHWGPWPFHMDVGDVALNLELMDRYGIDVQVVSASEAVMLDAEAGNAALAEVLAAHPRLYGYAVVNPNRLDGAADELRGRLASGRFLGAKIHTTYPGVPIGSPRMAEAFDLLDELGVPLLLHTWGPDVALLPGLLATRPRLRVIVGHAGGDAWREAAHAAASCDRLYLEHCRTVADAGRIGYARAAGVPIERFLFGTDSTLIDPCVALGVVRDAGFTGEELERVLWRNAAELFGLAEPFGSAGAG is encoded by the coding sequence ATGCCGATCATCGACGTGCACGGTCACTGGGGCCCGTGGCCCTTCCACATGGACGTCGGGGACGTCGCGCTCAACCTGGAGCTGATGGACCGGTACGGCATCGACGTGCAGGTCGTGTCCGCGTCCGAGGCGGTCATGCTGGACGCCGAGGCGGGCAACGCCGCCCTGGCCGAGGTCCTCGCCGCGCATCCCCGCCTCTACGGTTACGCGGTGGTCAACCCCAACCGCCTGGACGGGGCCGCCGACGAGCTGCGCGGGCGCCTGGCGTCCGGCCGCTTCCTGGGAGCCAAGATCCACACGACGTATCCGGGCGTCCCGATCGGCTCGCCGCGGATGGCCGAGGCGTTCGATCTGCTGGACGAGCTGGGCGTCCCCCTGCTCCTGCACACGTGGGGCCCGGACGTCGCCCTGCTGCCGGGGCTGCTGGCGACGCGTCCCCGGCTCCGCGTGATCGTCGGGCACGCGGGAGGCGACGCCTGGCGGGAGGCCGCGCACGCCGCCGCCTCGTGCGACCGCCTCTACCTGGAGCACTGCCGGACGGTCGCCGACGCCGGCCGGATCGGCTACGCCAGGGCGGCCGGGGTGCCCATCGAGCGGTTCCTCTTCGGCACCGACTCCACGCTGATCGATCCCTGCGTCGCGCTCGGAGTCGTGCGGGACGCGGGGTTCACCGGCGAGGAACTCGAGCGGGTGCTGTGGCGGAACGCGGCGGAGCTGTTCGGACTGGCCGAGCCGTTCGGATCGGCGGGGGCCGGATGA
- a CDS encoding Gfo/Idh/MocA family oxidoreductase: MRVAFAGLATAYHPGADARLLRDRAITDLVVWGDEDGSFAAEHGAEPVRSLAELVAARPDAAIVTCRPRAVPDVVRRLTEAGIPTFVTKPAVGTAADLDRLDEVAGSARSGAAPVTTCSVLRFAPAVRRLAETAGGAEGGTAGDVLGVRVTVRHSVAAYLSPGRRWLDDPDEGGGTLVTMGLHGVELASAVLGPGLRARWAGGAVRVHRETRSEDVGVIALTWPDGRYGLVEILGATDEERYEVTVHTPRGTETATLTGAGEDPLEALGYAGTVDAFLDGTAEGRAAVPWTTAREVLGAVVSARGAAFPGRR, encoded by the coding sequence ATGAGGGTCGCGTTCGCGGGACTGGCCACCGCCTACCATCCCGGCGCCGACGCCCGGCTCCTGCGGGACCGGGCGATCACCGACCTCGTCGTGTGGGGGGACGAGGACGGCTCCTTCGCGGCCGAGCACGGCGCGGAGCCGGTGCGGTCGCTCGCGGAGCTGGTCGCGGCGAGGCCGGACGCCGCGATCGTCACCTGCCGCCCGCGGGCGGTGCCCGATGTGGTCCGGCGGCTGACGGAGGCGGGAATCCCGACGTTCGTGACGAAACCGGCCGTGGGCACCGCGGCCGATCTCGATCGGCTGGACGAGGTGGCCGGGAGCGCCCGGAGCGGCGCCGCCCCGGTGACGACGTGCTCGGTGCTGCGGTTCGCGCCGGCCGTGAGAAGGCTCGCCGAGACGGCCGGCGGCGCGGAGGGCGGGACGGCGGGGGACGTCCTCGGTGTCCGCGTGACCGTGCGGCACTCCGTCGCGGCCTACCTGTCCCCCGGACGGCGCTGGCTCGACGATCCGGACGAGGGCGGCGGCACGCTGGTGACCATGGGGCTGCACGGCGTCGAGCTGGCCTCGGCGGTGCTGGGCCCCGGGCTGCGCGCGCGCTGGGCGGGCGGCGCGGTGCGCGTCCACCGCGAGACGCGGTCGGAGGACGTCGGGGTGATCGCGCTGACCTGGCCGGACGGCCGGTACGGCCTGGTGGAGATCCTCGGCGCGACCGACGAGGAACGCTACGAGGTGACCGTGCACACCCCGCGCGGAACGGAGACGGCGACGCTCACGGGCGCCGGGGAGGACCCGCTCGAGGCGCTCGGTTACGCCGGCACCGTCGACGCCTTCCTGGACGGCACCG